TATGGATCCCCAGTAGttccccttaaatgatttagatgcactattgtaagtggctgttccactggatgtcagaaggtgaatttaccaatttgtaagtcgctctggataagagcgtctgctaaatgacttaaatgtaaatgtaaaagtcagcagctactcttcctgggggtttattatggatgccaattagttcctgccaaggcagcagctactcttcctggggtttattatggatccccattagttcctatcaagtcagcagctactcttcctggggtttattatgggtccccattagttcctgccaaggcagcagctactcttcctggggtttattatggatccccattagttcctgccaaggcagcagctactcttcctgggtttattatggatccccattagttcctgccaaggcagcagctactcttcctggggtttattatggatccccattagttcctgtcaaggcagcagctactcttcctggggtttattatggatccccattagttcctatcaagtcagcagctactcttcctggggtttattatgggtccccattagttcctgccaaggcagcagctactcttcctggggtttattagggatccccattagtttctaacaaggcagcagctactcttcctggggtttattatggatccccattagttcctatcaagtcagcagctactcttcctgggggtttattatggatgccaattagttcctgccaaggcagcagctactcttcctggggtttattatggatccccattagttcctgtcaaggcagcagctactcttcctagggtttattatggatccccattagttcctatcaagtcagcagctactcttcctgggggtttattatggatgccaattagttcctgccaaggcagcagctactcttcctggggtttattatggatccccattagttcctgtcaaggcagcagctactcttcctggggtttattatggatccccattagttcctatcaagtcagcagctactcttcctggggtttattatgggtccccattagttcctgccaaggcagcagctactcttcctggggtttattatggatccccattagttcctgccaaggcagcagctactcttcctgggtttattatggatccccattagttcctgccaaggcagcagctactcgtcctggggtttattatggatccccattagttcctgtcaaggcagcagctactcttcctggggtttattatggatccccattagttcctgccaaagcagcagctactcttcctggggtttattatggatccccattagttcctgccaaagcagcagctactcttcctggggtttattatggatccccattagttcctgccaaggcagcagctactcttcctggggtttattgtggatccccattagttcctgccaaagcagcagctactcttcctggggtttattgtggatccccattagttcctgccaaggcagcagatactcttcctggggtttattatggatccccattagttcctatcaagtcagcagctactcttcctggggtttattatgggtccccattagttcctgccaaggcagcagctactcttcctggggtttattatggatccccattagttcctgccaaggcagcagctactcttcctggggtttattgtggatccccattagttcctgccaaggcagcagctactcttcctggggtttattatggatccccattagttcctgccaaggcagcagctactcttcctgtggtttattatggatccccattagttcctgccaaggcagcagctactcttcctggggtttattgtggatccccattagttcctgccaaagcagcagctactcttcctggggtttattgtggatccccattagttcctgccaaggcagcagatactcttcctggggtttgttatggatcccaattagttcctgccaaggcagcagctactcttcctggggtttattatggatccccattagttcctgccaaggcagcagatactcttcctggggtttgttatggatccccattagttcctgccaaggcagcagctcctcttcctgggtttattatggatccccattagttcctgccaaggcagcagctcctcttcctggggtttattatggatccccattagttctaccaaggcagcagctcctcttcctggggtttattatggatccccattagctcctgccaaagcagcagctactcttcctggggtttattatggatccccattagttcctgccaaggcagcagctactcttcctggggtttattatggatccccattagttcctgccaaggcagcagctactcttcctggggtttattttggatccccattagttcctgccaaggcagcagctactcttcctggggtttattatggatccccattagttcctgtcaaggcagcagctactgttCCTGGGATCCATCAAAATTAACGCAGTTTTATAAAAtgtttaaaacattacaatacattcacagatttgaCAACACATGCTTCATCAAGGCTCATATTAGTAGAGCATTATAACGTGGTTGTTGGTTCCAGTTCCAGCTGTCGTACTCCGATAAGGACCGttatgagagggaggagaggcctGATGCTCAGAAACAGATTCTGGTGGACATCGCTAAGAGTCTCCCCATCTTCACTAGAGCTACGTCTGGAGGTGACCCACTCATATCTAAAGCAGCAACCCAAATGGCTCCctcttccctttgtagtgcactatacagagaacatggttccatttgggacgcagacaagCCTGTTAGTAAACCTCCTATCAAACATTTACAACATGCAGCTGACTGTACCGATCAGTTAGTGTCTGGAGGATAAGGAAGGATCATATgacctctgtatctctctctgtctatgtgtgtgtctctctctctctgtatctcattctctctgtatctcattctctctctctctctctgtatctcattctctctctctcaattcaattcaattcaaggggctttattggcatgggtaacatgtgttaacattgccaaagcaagtaaggtagataataataatctctctctctgtatctcattctctctctctctctgtatctcattctccctctctctctctctcattctctctctctctctgtatctcattctctctctctgtatctcattctctctctctctctctctctgtatttcattctctctctatctcattctctctgtatctcattctctctgtatttcattctctctgtatctcattctctccctctctctctctgtatttcattctctctctgtctctctctctgtatttcattctctctgtatctcattctctctctctctctctgtatctcattctctctctctctgtatctctgtatttcattctctctgtatctcattctctctctctctctctctctgtatctcattctctctgtatctcattctctctgtatctcattctctctctctctctctgtatctcattctctctgtatttcattctctctgtatctcattctctctctctctctctgtatctcattctctctctctctctctctctctgtatctcattctctctgtatttcattctctctgtatctcattctctccctctctctctctgtatctcattctctctctctctctgtatctcattctctctctctctctctgtatctcattctctctctctgtatctcattctctctctctctctctctctctctctctctctgtatctcattctctctctctctccctctctctctgtctctcattctctctctgtctctgactcccCTCAGCTATCAGGTTCTGTGACCGGTGCCAGGTGCTGAAGCCTGACCGTAGTCACCATTGCTCTGTATGTGAAACGTAAGTCTCCCTGCTGTCATTATACACACAGACCCATACCCGTCTCCCTGCTGTCATTATACACACAGACCCATACCCGTCTCCCTGCTGTCATTATACACACAGACCCATACCCGTCTCCCTGCTGTCATTATACACACAGACCCATACCCGTCTCCCTGCTGTCATTATACACACAGACCCATACCCGTCTCCCTGCTGTCATTATACACACAGACCCATACCCGTCTCCCTGCTGTCATTATACACACAGACCCATACCCGTCTCCCTGCTGTCATTATACACACAGACCCATACCCGTCTCCCTGCTGTCATTATACACACAGACCCATAcccgtctccctgtctgtgtacagataacagtgatctgattggACAGCATTAGTGTCTCTTGTACACCTGGAGAACAATACCTGTCCTGTTAATGATGATGACTAAACACTTTGTCCAGCTACTAGAATCCTCTTTCCCTTGGGGCCTGATTGATAAATGGGCTGTGTATACACTGAAATCTGACCTGTTAATGATGATGACTAAACACTTTGGCCAGCTACTAGAATCCTCTTTCCCTTGGGGCCTGATTGATAAATGGGCTGTGTATACACTGAAATCTGACCTGCTTACTGCTGTTGTCTATAGACAGACATGTGAACCCCCAAAATGAATCTCTTGACAGTTTTCTCAAAGTAAAGAAAAAAAGTTGCACACCTTTTTATGTTGCTTGAATGCTGAATTTTCTTACATTTTCTAATGGTAGTTGTTTACTTTAACCCTGTCCAGTAACATGTGTTGTCTGTTGCAGGTGTGTTCTGAAGATGGATCATCACTGTCcgtggtgggtggtttaatatggtctgtccgtggtgggtggtttaatatggtctgtccgtggtgggtggtttaatatggtctgtccgtggtgggtggtttaatatggtctgtccgtggtgggtggtttaatatggtctgtccgtggtgggtggtttaatatggtctgtccgtggtgggtggtttaatatggtctgtccgtggtgggtggtttaatatggtctgtccgtggtgggtggtttaatatggtctgtccgtggtgggtggtttaatatggtctgtccgtggtgggtggtttaatatggtctgtccgtggtgggtggtttaatatggtctgtccgtggtgggtggtttaatatggtctgtccgtggtgggtggtttaatatggtctgtccgtggtgggtggtttaatatggtctgtccgtggtgggtggtttaatatggtctgtccgtggtgggtggtttaatatggtctgtccgtggtgggtggtttaatatggtctgtccgtggtgggtggtttaatatggtctgtccgtggtgggtggtttaatatggtctgtccgtggtgggtggtttaatatggtctgtccgtggtgggtggtttaatatggtctgtccgtggtgggtggtttaatatggtctgtccgtggtgggtggtttaatatggtctgtccgtggtgggtggtttaatatggtctgtccgtggtgggtggtttaatatggtctgtccgtggtgggtggtttaatatggtctgtccgtggtgggtggtttaatatggtctgtccgtggtgggtggtttaatatggtctgtccgtggtgggtggtttaatatggtctgtccgtggtgggtggtttaatatggtctgtccgtggtgggtggtttaatatggtctgtccgtggtgggtggtttaatatggtctgtccgtgggtggtttaatatggtctgtccgtttggtttaatatggtctgtccgtggtgggtggtttaatatggtctgtccgtggtgggtggtttaatatggtctgtccgtggtgggtggtttaatatggtctgtccgtggtgggtggtttaatatggtctgtccgtggtgggtggtttaatatggtctgtccgtggtgggtggtttaatatggtctgtccgtggtgggtggtttaatatggtctgtccgtggtgggtggtttaatatggtctgtccgtggtgggtggtttaatatggtctgtccgtggtgggtggtttaatatggtctgtccgtggtgggtggtttaatatggtctgtccgtggtgggtggtttaatatggtctgtccgtgggtggtttaatatggtctgtccgtggtgggtggtttaatatggtctgtccgtggtgggtggtttaatatggtctgtccgtggtgggtggtttaatatggtctgtccgtggtgggtggtttaatatggtctgtccgtggtgggtggtttaatatggtctgtccgtggtgggtggtttaatatggtctgtccgtggtgggtggtttaatatggtctgtccgtggtgggtggtttaatatggtctgtccgtggtgggtggtttaatatggtctgtccgtggtgggtggtttaatatggtctgtccgtggtgggtggtttaatatggtctgtccgtggtgggtggtttaatatggtctgtccgtggtgggtggtttaatatggtctgtccgtggtgggtggtttaatatggtctgtccgtggtgggtggtttaatatggtctgtccgtggtgggtggtttaatatggtctgtccgtggtgggtggtttaatatggtctgttcgtggtgggtggtttaatatggtctgttcgtggtgggtggtttaatatggtctgtctgttgtctctctctctatggtaaataactctctttctctctctctctccagggtgtataactgtctctctctctctctccagggtgtataactgtctctctctctctctccagggtgaataactgtctctctctctctctccagggtgaataactgtctctctctctccagggtgaatagctgtctctctctctctccagggtgaatagctgtctctatttctctctctccagggtgaataactgtctctctttctctctctccagggtgaataactgtctctctctctctctccagggtgtataactgtctctctctctctctccagggtgtataactgtctctctctctctctccagggtgaataactgtctctctctctctctccagggtgaataactgtctctctctctctctccagggtgaataactgtctctctctctctctccagggtgaataactgtctctctctctctcagggtgaatagctgtctctctctctctccagggtgaatagctgtctctctctctctccagggtgaatagctgtctctctctctctccagggtgaatagctgtctctctctctctctctctcagggtgaatagctgtctctctctctctctcagggtgaataactgtctctctctctctctctccagggtgaataactgtctctctctctctctctctccagggtgaataactgtctctctctctctcagggtgaataactgtctctctctctctccagggtgaataactgtctctctctctctccagggtgaataactgtctctctctctctccagggtgaataactgtctctctctctctctccagggtgaataactgtctctctctctctctctctccagggtgaataaCTGTGTGGGGTTCTCCAACTACAagttcttcctcctcttcctgtcctactccatggtctactgtgtgttcatctctgccTCAGTCTTCAGATTCTTCATCAACTTCTGGGTGGTGAGTGGTGATGGATGTTTTACATCCCAGCTTAGTCTGCATCTCAAATgctcccctattccctatagagtaccTGCCTCTGTCCAGGGCCCACAGTGAAGCACAGAGAACAGGGCGCCATTTCCCACCGCCTTAGTCATTTATCATACACTCCTGTCCACTGCATTCCGAGCTTGTCAGATCACATGACCTACTGCTGGTGTAACCATAGTAACATATTGACGTAAGCTGTGGCAACAGTCAGATCACATGACCTACTGCTGGTGTAACCATAGTAACATTGACGTAAGCTGTGGCAACAGTCAGATCACATGACCTACTGCTGGTGTAACCATGGTAACATATTGATGTAAGCTGTGGCAACAGTCAGATCACATGACCTACTGCTGGTGTAACCATGGTAACATATTGATGTAAGCTGTGGCAACAGTCAGATCACATGACCTACTGCTGGTGTAACCATGGTAACATATTGATGTAAGCTGTGTCAACAGTCAGATCACATGACCTACTGCTGGTGTAACCATGGTAACATATTGACGTAAGCTGTGTCAACAGTCAGATCACATGACCTACTGCTGGTGTAACCATGGTAACATATTCATGTAAGCTGACTCAGCACAAGGCACATTGTTTGTTGTGGAACGGCAGAGGTTCTCCTACACAGTTGTCGTTCTCCGTGTTGTGTGTGTTCTCCTACAGGGGACCTGCCAAATGGACCTGCTAAGTTCCACGTTCTCTTCCTGATGTTTGTGGCTTTGATGTTCTTGGTCAGTCTCATGTTCCTGTTGGGTTACCACTGCTGGCTGGTCGTCCAGAACCGGTCCACACTAGGTAATACACACAGCTGCCATTTTGAGGCAATAAGAGCTGCTCCGCTGCATTAGCAATGTAGGTCTTCAATTTCATGGAGAAACACAGCCACTAAAATCtattcctctttccttctctgactcccccccctcctccgactccctctcctccccctccctctcctccccctccctctactccctccctcccctccccctcctcccctccctctcccctcccccctccctctcctcccccccctccctccccctcctccctctccctccccccctccctcccctccccctctctcccctccccccctccctccccctcccctccctctccctccccctccctctcctccccctcctccccctctctcctctcctcccccctcctcccctccccccctccccttctcccctccctctcctcccctccccctccctctccctcctccccctcctccccctctcctccccccctccctcccctccccccctcccctccccctctctcctcccccccctcctcccctccctctccctcccctcccctccctctcctccccctctccctccctcccctcccccccctcccctcccccctcccctccccctcctcccccctccctcccctccctctcctccctcccctccctctccctccccctccccctcctcccctccctctcctccctctcctcccctctccctcctcccctctccctcccctctcccctcctcccctccccctcctcccctccctgtcctctcctcccctcctccctctcccctcccctctctctcctccccccctcctccccctccctctcctccctctccctcctccccccccctcctccccacctctctcctctcctccagaggcGTTCTCTGCTCCAGTCTTCACCACAGGACCAGACCGTAACGGTTTCAATGTGGGGGTCAGGAGGAACCTGCAGCAGGTGTTTGGAGACAATAAGAGACTCTGGTTCCTGCCTCTCTGCACCAGGTGAGACCCTAACCTCTACCTCATCTaacctgacctttaacccctaggCCTTAACCCCTAGACCCTCAACCCTTACATCCTATCCTCTAGACAAGGGTAATTCAACActgaccctacgaggtccagagTACTGcttgttttctgttctacctgatcattaatgtcccaggtctaaatcagtccctgattagaggggagtcgcccacctggtgtcccaggtctaaatcagtccctgattagaggggagtcgcccacctggtgtcccaggtctaaatcagtccctgattagaggggagtcgcccacctggtgtcccaggtctaaatcagtccctgattagaggggagtcacccacctggtgtcccaggtctaaatcagtccctgattagaggggagtcacccacctggtgtcccaggtctaaatcagtccctgattagaggggagtcacccacctggtgtcccaggtctaattcagtccctgattagaggggaacaattaaAACACGCTGTGGAACTGGTTTCAAAGTCCAGAGATGAGTTTGAGGGCTCCTaccccagggctctccaaccctgttcctggagagataccatcctttaggtttacactccaaccctgttcctggagagataccctcctgtaggttttatactccaaccctgttcctggagagagagaccctcctttaggtttacactccaaccctgttcctggagagataccctcctgtaggttttatactccaaccctgttcctggagagagagaccctcctttAGGTTtatactccaaccctgttcctggagagagagaccctcctttAGGTTtatactccaaccctgttcctggagagagagaccctcctttAGGTTtatactccaaccctgttcctggagagagagaccctcctttAGGTTtatactccaaccctgttcctggagagagagaccctcctttAGGTTtatactccaaccctgttcctggagagagagaccctcctttAGGTTTtatactccaaccctgttcctggagagagagaccctcctttAGGTTTtatactccaaccctgttcctggagagataccctcctgtaggttttatactccaaccctgttcctggagagagagaccctcctttAGGTTtatactccaaccctgttcctggagagagagaccctcctttAGGTTtatactccaaccctgttcctggagagagagaccctcctttAGGTTtatactccaaccctgttcctggagagagagaccctcctttAGGTTtatactccaaccctgttcctggagagagaccctcctttAGGTTtatactccaaccctgttcctagagagagagacctccttTAGGTTtatactccaaccctgttcctagagagagagaccctcctttAGGTTtatactccaaccctgttcctggagagagagaccctcctttAGGTTtatactccaaccctgttcctggagagagagaccctcctttAGGTTtatactccaaccctgttcctagagagagagaccctcctttAGGTTtatactccaaccctgttcctagagagagaCCCTTGTGGAGAGTATGTGCtctgccccctcctgtactccctgttcacccatgactgcgtggccacgcacacctccaactcaatcatcaagtttgtagatgacacaacagtagtagactTGATTAGCAACAACGACGAAACGGCctccagggaggaggtgagggccctcggagtgtcccaggtctaaatcaggaggaggtgagggccctcggagtgtcccaggtctaaatcaggaggaggtgagggccctcggagtgtcccaggtctaaatcaggaggaggtgagggccctcggagtgtcccaggtctaaatcaggaggaggtgagggccctcggagtgtcccaggtctaaatcaggaggaggtgagggccctcggagtgtcccaggtctaaatcaggagggaggtgagggccctcggagtgtcccaggtctaaatcaggaggaggtgagggccctcggggtgtcccaggtctaaatcaggaggaggtgagggggccctcggagtgtcccaggtctaaatcaggaggaggtgagggccctcggagtgtcccaggtctaaatcaggaggaggtgagggccctcggagtgtcccaggtctaaatcaggaggaggtgagggccctcggagtgtcccaggtctaaatcaggaggaggtgagggccctcggagtgtcccaggtctaaatcaggaggaggtgagggccctcggagtgtcccaggtctaaatcaggaggaggtgagggccctcggggtgtcccaggtctaaatcaggaggaggtgagggccctcggggtgtcccaggtctaaatcaggaggaggtgagggccctcggagtgtcccaggtctaaatcaggaggaggtgagggccctcggagtgtcccaggtctaaatcaggaggaggtgagggccctcggagtgtcccaggtctgaatcaggaggaggtgagggccctcggagtgtcccaggtctgaatcaggaggaggtgagggccctcggagtgtcccaggtctgaatcaggaggaggtgagggccctcggagtgtcccaggtctaaatcaggaggaggtgagggccctcggagtgtcccaggtctaaatcaggaggaggtgagggccctcgggtgtcccaggtctaaatcaggaggtgagggccctcgggtgtcccaggtctaaatcaggag
The DNA window shown above is from Oncorhynchus masou masou isolate Uvic2021 unplaced genomic scaffold, UVic_Omas_1.1 unplaced_scaffold_7447, whole genome shotgun sequence and carries:
- the LOC135537292 gene encoding palmitoyltransferase ZDHHC15B-like, coding for FQLSYSDKDRYEREERPDAQKQILVDIAKSLPIFTRATSGAIRFCDRCQVLKPDRSHHCSVCETCVLKMDHHCPWVNNCVGFSNYKFFLLFLSYSMVYCVFISASVFRFFINFWVGDLPNGPAKFHVLFLMFVALMFLVSLMFLLGYHCWLVVQNRSTLEAFSAPVFTTGPDRNGFNVGVRRNLQQVFGDNKRLWFLPLCTR